In one window of Duganella dendranthematis DNA:
- a CDS encoding DUF4149 domain-containing protein yields the protein MLLARTRLLVATLWAGSLWAVGYLAAPTLFATLSDRVLAGTIAGNLFTNQAWLSIACALVMLVLLWATQTSTGGIFAGPAANMAAKSRRTLLIIVLVMLACTLVSHFGLQPMMAALRAAAGPGGVMEEAAKNKFGVLHGISSVIYLIQSLLAAWLVVKQ from the coding sequence ATGTTACTCGCCCGTACACGCCTGCTGGTCGCGACCCTGTGGGCCGGCAGTTTATGGGCGGTGGGTTATCTGGCCGCACCGACCCTGTTTGCCACGCTGAGTGATCGCGTGCTGGCCGGCACCATTGCCGGCAATCTGTTCACCAACCAGGCCTGGTTGTCGATCGCGTGCGCACTGGTGATGCTGGTGCTGCTGTGGGCGACCCAGACCAGCACCGGCGGCATTTTTGCCGGACCGGCAGCGAATATGGCGGCCAAATCGCGCCGTACCTTGCTGATTATCGTGCTGGTGATGTTGGCTTGCACGCTGGTGTCGCACTTCGGCTTACAGCCGATGATGGCGGCGCTGCGCGCGGCGGCGGGGCCGGGCGGTGTGATGGAGGAGGCGGCGAAGAATAAATTCGGCGTCCTGCACGGCATTTCCAGCGTGATCTATCTGATTCAAAGCCTGCTGGCTGCGTGGCTGGTAGTAAAACAATAA